The genomic window GAGCAATCCGATTGGCAGCATAGCAACCTTGACGAGCTTGCTCTAGAGCTTCCACATCGACATCAGAGGCAAAAATTCGCACTCGCTCTTGATACTGCTCTATCCCTAATACTTCAGCGAGCGTCATAGCAAGCGAGTAAACTTCTTCTCCAGACGCACATCCAGCACTCCAAAGCCTGATGGGTTCATCAGCCTTTTTCTGATCCCGAATCCAAGGAATGATCTCAGTCACCAGATACTCCCAAGCTAATGGGTCTCTAAAGAAATCAGTGACGTTAATCTCAATCGTATTAAACAAGAAGCCAAACTCATCTGGGTTTGCTTGCAGATAAGTTGTGTAATCACTATAAGCGTCTATTCCAACTTGTTCCATTCGCAGCTGGACTCGACGCATCAAGCTAGAGGGCTTATATTCTGTGAAGCTAAACCCGTGACTTTGCTTCAGGTAGTCTAATAATTTCTCAAAAGCAGGATTCCTTTGTAGAGCTTGCTCTGATTGGGTTTGAGGTGGGTGCATGTTCTTGGTGTGAGAAGACTTTTTTGCAATCTTTCACCGCTCCAAGTGGACTGGATGTCTAACCCTAACACTCAAGCTTGCAGAATGCTGTTAATTTTCCAGCTAGTTTCTACAGCTTGAACTGTTTGCTAGCGGTTGTTTGACAGTTTAATTTGAGTAACACTGGAAAATCAGCGTTGCTTCAGCTTATCTAATCTGGATTAAAGGGCGAACGACGGGAATTGAACCCGCGAATGGTG from Trichocoleus desertorum ATA4-8-CV12 includes these protein-coding regions:
- a CDS encoding protein-glutamate O-methyltransferase CheR, producing MHPPQTQSEQALQRNPAFEKLLDYLKQSHGFSFTEYKPSSLMRRVQLRMEQVGIDAYSDYTTYLQANPDEFGFLFNTIEINVTDFFRDPLAWEYLVTEIIPWIRDQKKADEPIRLWSAGCASGEEVYSLAMTLAEVLGIEQYQERVRIFASDVDVEALEQARQGCYAANRIAPVPLALQERYFERDGDCYRVRLELRKPLLFFRHNLLEDPPMSKIDLLVCRNALIYFNCVGQNKALVRFYFSLRSTGILFLGSSESLPQQHRLFRTLSMKHHMFSKADKSSLTPSLLVQALRRSLPV